The DNA region TATTCGGTTGAAAATATTTAGTATAATTGATTCTATGATATATTTGGTGACAATTTACATCAACATCAATTGTTTGACAATAGCCCAAACCAATAGTTGAATCTTTAATCATTGCATCTATTATATTGTCAATAAAATCCAACTCGCAATAATCATCACTCTCTGCAATCCAGATGTATTCTCCTTTTGCAAAAGCAATCCCATTTTCCCATTGTTTAAATGGACTACCTGAATTTACTTCATTAAAAACACAACAACTTACTTTAGGATGCTTTGCATATTCTAAAAGAATTTCTCGGCTATTATCTGTACTACAATCGTCTAACAAAATTACCTCAAAATTAGAATAGCTTTGATTAAAAACACTCTCTAAACGCTGTTTTAAAAAACGTTCGTGATTGTAATTGGGAACTATTATAGAAATTAATGGTGGAGATTCATTCATATTTTACTCATTCAAACCTAAATTTAAAAATCATTCAAAAAATTACCAGTAATTAATTTTTAAACATTTTTTTTAATAATTTGACGGGATATAAAATAAAATTACCTACTCTATAAGAATTACAATTCCTTAATATTTGAATAAACTTTTCTTCTTGCTGAAAATTCAATATTTGAGAACCATTAAAAAAAGAACAAGGTTGACTATTAAAATCCCTATTAGAAGCAATAGCTATTAAATATATTGATTCTATAGGGTCTCCTTTCTTTATTATCGAAAAATCTCCACTATAAGTAAAAATTTCATTTTTATTAAATTGACTATTTATATATGAATTCCCGTTTATATAAGATTGACCTAAAAACTGTTGTTTAGAAAAAAATTTTTTAACTAGGTTAAAAAAATCTTCCTTATAAAGTTCTTTCACATGATATTTATTTTTGTAACCCCTTCTGTCAGTATAATAATATTTATCAGGTGTTGAAATAATTAAAAGCCCATCTGGTTTTAAAATACGTTTAATTTCCATCATCATTTCATCATGTTTATCATGATGCTCTATAGTTTCAAAGCTCACTACTACATCAATAGATTTATCTTCGATTGGAATTGAATCTGCTGCTCCTATCTTAAAACTTAAGTTCTCACTAACATATTTCTCTTTAGCATTAAAAATAGTGTCGGAATCAATATCTATTCCAATTACAGAATGAGCTATTTTACTCATTAAAAAACTACCGTATCCTTCACCACAAGCAATATCTACAACAACCTTATTTGTAAGATAATCAAGTACTATAGCATATCTGTGTAAATGCTCTATTGAATTATTAGTATTTACGAATGTTTCTAATCTTTCCCCCGTCCAATCTTTTTTCATTTTTTATTCCCAATTTAATAGTGGTCTAATTAGACCTGGTATATTATGAGTATATTCTCCTCTAATTGTTTTATCATTTTTATTCTCAAGAGACATTAAATCCAACTATATCCATTTCATGAAACTCAACAAAAAATGGATTATATCGTAAAATTGCAAAACTACAAGTATAATTCCCCTCAGCTAGCAAATTTTTAGGTATAATAATAGTTTTTTTATACGAATTAATTGGAAAAGGCTTAACTAAAGTTAATGAGTTAGAATCGTGAGAACTTAATATGTGTACTCCTTGTGAATTAAATAAATTAAAACCATGTGTAAACAATTGATTTTCTTTTAATATATCATACGTGAATTCAATTTTAATATCCTGTGTAGTTAAATGATTCAAACCTTGTTGATTATAAGCATCAATTACTTTTACT from Flavobacterium nitratireducens includes:
- a CDS encoding glycosyltransferase family 2 protein, producing MNESPPLISIIVPNYNHERFLKQRLESVFNQSYSNFEVILLDDCSTDNSREILLEYAKHPKVSCCVFNEVNSGSPFKQWENGIAFAKGEYIWIAESDDYCELDFIDNIIDAMIKDSTIGLGYCQTIDVDVNCHQIYHRINYTKYFQPNIWVDNFEMDGRQFIQLYLSFFNVIPNASAVIFRRNLVDNFFFSESLLQMKMCGDWYFWIKIALKSKVFFCKKKLNCFRNHHSVTRNHNSIHEKKRGCLKKKIYAFLC
- a CDS encoding class I SAM-dependent methyltransferase translates to MKKDWTGERLETFVNTNNSIEHLHRYAIVLDYLTNKVVVDIACGEGYGSFLMSKIAHSVIGIDIDSDTIFNAKEKYVSENLSFKIGAADSIPIEDKSIDVVVSFETIEHHDKHDEMMMEIKRILKPDGLLIISTPDKYYYTDRRGYKNKYHVKELYKEDFFNLVKKFFSKQQFLGQSYINGNSYINSQFNKNEIFTYSGDFSIIKKGDPIESIYLIAIASNRDFNSQPCSFFNGSQILNFQQEEKFIQILRNCNSYRVGNFILYPVKLLKKMFKN